Proteins encoded in a region of the Diabrotica virgifera virgifera chromosome 4, PGI_DIABVI_V3a genome:
- the LOC126884006 gene encoding growth arrest and DNA damage-inducible protein GADD45 gamma-like, with protein MCVETENQKSEMFNRTKLSRAMHAMLTQAKSNSRLICGLLPTITHLESSPEDVIFCLLPQTRPGDASAHMQTVLLQAFCYENYIPVIQVDSSEKLADYCGETYSEKQTNCTCAIVTRDFSLPSTPEDEIPMSPTEKMLADFYDFTLEQSTKPIIELPS; from the exons ATGTGTGTGGAAACTGAAAACCAAAAATCTGAAATGTTCAACAG AACTAAACTAAGTCGTGCTATGCACGCCATGCTAACCCAAGCAAAATCAAACAGTCGCCTAATTTGTGGACTACTTCCTACCATAACCCACCTTGAAAGTTCACCTGAAGATGTAATATTTTGTCTACTTCCTCAAACCAGACCAGGCGATGCCAGTGCACATATGCAGACAGTATTGTTACAGGCCTTTTGTTATGAAAACTACATACCAGTCATTCAG GTGGACAGCAGTGAAAAATTAGCTGATTATTGTGGAGAAACCTACTCCGAAAAACAAACCAATTGCACTTGTGCCATAGTAACCAGAGACTTCAGCTTGCCATCTACTCCAGAGGATGAGATTCCTATGTCGCCCACAGAGAAGATGTTAGcagatttttatgattttaccTTGGAGCAGTCAACAAAACCAATTATTGAATTGCCCAGTTGA